From the Helianthus annuus cultivar XRQ/B chromosome 17, HanXRQr2.0-SUNRISE, whole genome shotgun sequence genome, the window TAGGGTCCAAAGGATACGCGAGACTGCTCTCTCACTTCCAACGAGACCACCTCAAGTCAGATAACAGGAAAGATACGTTACGGGATGCGATTGCTAAGGATCCCGACTTATATGAGGACGTGGGAGAAACTTTGAAAACGCTTAACAACTGGCTGTGCGGGGAGTGCATGGTTGTGCATGCTCTTAGCCGAGGGTGTCATCATGTTGATGACCTTGTCAAATTCGTCCCTAGCTCGAGGGGGACCGAGGACTTTATTGTGGGGATTCCCAAACCACAAGctttgggaggggggggggggcttcaGGGGAAGGCATTGCCTCTGTCGGTGTGGATGGCTCCCTTTTGGAGCGGGTTTTTTCTCTTCCCATCACGACAGTCAAGAGCATTCCTCCTAGTTGTCGAATGGCGTTCGCGCAAGCCTTAACATCGGCTATGCGGAAGGTGATTACTACCCCTGGGTCGGTTGAACATTGGGTTAAGCTACTCTTGTTGCCTCGTTGTACTTTAAAAGTTGTGCGCCCTGCCAATAGGCAGGAACGTCGGTCCAGGAACAGGAAAACGTTACAGTGCTCTAGCATCCAACGGGCTCTTGCTGTCTGGAAAGACACAATCCCTCAGGCACCCTTAACTGTTGATGCGGAGTGCGTTTTGGAGTGCATTAAGTCATTCCCCAAAGGAACTTCGTGCGGGAGAGATGGGCTTAGGGCGCAACACTTACTGGATAGTTTTTGTGGGGAAGGGTCCTCAACGTCCTCGGGTTTAGTTTTAGCCATCACCGGGGTAGTCAATGTCTTCTTGGGGGGGTTATGCCCCAGGTCTCTTGCTGAGTTCGTTGCCTCCGCTCCTCTGACCCCCTTGCTGAAACCTGATGGGGGAATCCGTCCTATTGCGGTCGGGGCCATTTGGCGTAGGCTGGTTTCCAAGATAGCGATGAAAAAGGTAGGGAAAGAGATGGTTAGGTACCTGGGGGATCATCAATTCGGGGTTGGGACACCAGATGGGGCTGAAGCTATCTTCCATAGCGCGAACAGGTTCCTTAACGCCTTTCACGATGATGGGGCCTTCACCATGCTTACCGTTGACTTCTCCAATGCCTTCAACCTAGTGGATCGCACAGCTCTTCTGCGGGAGGTTTGGATTCGATGCCCATCTATATTTCCTTGGATACATTTTCTTTATGGGCAAACCGCTAGGCTTTATGTGGGTAATGACTGTATTGGGTCGTCCACGGGGGTCCAGCAGGGGGATCCTTTGGGACCTCTATTGTTCGCCCTTGTCTTGCACCCCCTCACACAACTTATACGAGACAGTTGCACCCTCCCCTTCCACGCGTGGTATTTGGATGATGGTACTATTATGGGGAAAACATCTGAGGTAGCAAAGGCTCTGGCTATCATTCAATCTGAGGGGCCACCTTTGGGGCTCCGgcttaatataaaaaaaaatagaggTATACTGGCCGTCTTGCAATGGAGAAAAATTGGAGGCTAGTTTATTCCCGAAGGAGATTGGAAGACCAACGGGGGGCGTGAGACTCCTTGGGGGAGCTGTTAGCCGGGACCCCAGTTTCATTAGTGCTTTGGCTGCGCGGCGAGCTTCCCGGGCAGTGGGCCTTATGAGTAGCCTTTCGCAACTCCGAGACCCGCAAAGTGAGCTTCTCCTGCTGCGCTCTTGCATGGGTGTCGCCAAGCTCCTTTTTGGACTGCGAACTTGTCAACCTGTGTTTGTAAAGGAGGCGGTATCCTTATTCGATAAAGGGCTACGGGGGGCTATAGAGGACATTGTGGTGTGTGGTGGCCCGTTTTTTGGGGATTTTCAGTGGCGGGTTGCTTCTCTGCCCTGTAAGATGGGGGGCTGGGGCTTATATCGGCCACGGATGTCTCCATTTACGGTTTTGTTGCCTCGCGAGCTCAATCGTGGGGGCTGCAAGATCACATCTTGCGCGAGAGTGGGGTTGTTGGGATGGATGGGGATTATGACATGGCTCTGGGGGAGTTGCATAGACACCTCCCGGATTTGGATATTGGCGGTTTCGCTAACAGGGACACCGCCCCACCGAAGACCCAGAAGACTTTGGCGAGTGCTCTGTTTTGTCGTATCGCTCAGAATATTGGATCAGATTTCTGTACGACCCCTCGTCAGAACGCCGTCCTAGAATGTTTGCGGGGCCCCCACACCCAATATTTTCTATCGGTCATCCCCATCGAGGGCTTAGGCAAAAAGATGTCAGCCGTTGAATACCGTGCTATCTTAAAATATCGGCTCGTGATTCCTATGTTCCCTGATGATGAGCAATGCCCGATTTGCCGGAAAGCTTGCTTAGACCAATTTGGGGAGCATGCTCTACACTGTAAAGAACTGCCAGGTTTTAAGTATAGGCACGACTGGGTGCGAGATGTCTTGGGGGACATCCTCAAAAGGGCGGGGATCTCGGTGAAGAAAGAAGCCCCCGTAAACTTTTTGACAGATCCGAGGGAAGGAAGATCCACATTGCGTCCCGCGGACGTTTTAGTTTTCGGGTGGGATGCAGGTAAACACGCGTGTGTCGATCTTACCGGGGTTTCCCCCCTTGTAGGCTTACGGGATACAGGTTTTGTCCCTGGTCAGGCAATTGCAAAGGCGGCAGCGAAGAAAATGGACAAACATGCAAAAGCCTGCGAGGATAATCAACATTCCTttatcccttttgcctttgatacCTTTGGCTCGCTAGCCTCAGAAGCCATCAGATTTCTTGAACGGGTCCAACGGGTTGTTCACAGCAACATTTCGTCTCCTAGAGATCGGGGTTTCGTTTTTACTAGGTTAGGTTTCGCTATTCAAAAAgaggtagcggcgcagcttgttgcccgctTACCGGCTATTTTGGTGTAATTGTCCttaaagtttttatttaaaaaacaaaacTATACACATTAAAAAAAACCATAACCGAAAGTTTTAAAAATGCTTGTGGCATAAAAGGGCTAATTTAGTAATTTTAATCTGATAAACGCACCCCCGCTCAAACTCCATCCACCTTTCTCAAACGCTGACATGTCACCATCCACGTTAACCACCACCACTAAAATTACGCCACGTCATATTTACAACACCACAACCTCTAACCGCTGACATGTCACCCTCCACGTCAGCCAAAAGTTCCAAACTCATCATCTTCACCCGTGTGGAAACTAAAGTAAAACAAAAGTTCAAAACCACCTAAAATACCAAAAATACCCCTCCTCAACACAGACCCACAACAAATAGTCAAAAAAAAAGACTGACAATTTAAAGCAATAACTTTAGAATTTGCTCTGAGATCCGTTAAACCCCAACAACGAACACGAAATTGACCGATCGATCTGCCATTTTTTGTTGATTTCAGCAGCTGTTTGATCTACAGTTGAATTTAAGCCACTGTGTGTGTTTATGGCGGCTCCGTTCTTTTCGACGCCTTTTCAACCGTTCGTTTATCAGGTATATGATCTAGGTTTTATGTGAATACTCGAATTTCAGTTTTAGGTTTTCGTTATTGATAAAGGAATTTGTAATTCGTTTACGTTTTTTCTTTGAGTATGTGTGTTATTAATTTCAGAATTAGGTTTTTGTGATTCGTTAGgttttgaagttttttttttatatagattGATGATTAGGTGTATGCTGTGTGATGTGTAGTTGAAGTGAGGGTTAATGAAGGTGAGATAGGGATTGAAATGGAAGTTTAATGAAAGTGATTGCTTGTGGTTTTTAATTGATATGGATCTGGTGACGATACGGTGGTGATCGGGCTGAGTTTGCGTGTCGAGTGTATTGTTCTTTGTTTATTTGAGGCGGAAATGGAGCGGTGAGGGTTATGTGGTCGGGTGAGATTGGTGTGTGACTGTATGGTGTTTGATTGGATCCTGTGGCTGATTAAAGTTGATTTTTGTTAGTGGTTAGCTGAAGGTTTGAATTTGAAGTGTAAGTTAGTGCACTTAATTTGTGTTAAGGAAAAATGCGGTTTGTTAAGATTTGGGGATTGTTTTCTTACTCACTTGAACCATGAATAAAGAATCAGTTTGGACACTGTTGCTTGTATCAGCTGTGTGCTATGCTAATCATTTGTCTGTGTGCTGTTTGTGCCTAAATGGAAAAGTTATGACCTTGTTCGCATAGGATCACTTGTCTGTCCTGTAAATGAATGCGTCTAAATAACATATTTAGTGTAGTAGTTAAATAAGTTTTACTTTCTATTGTAGGAATACTTTGTTAACAACATGCCCCTTCACAAGTAGTAGCCTGCTTCAAGACTTAAATCTGGGCAACTCATTTGAGTGGCACAGAGGATGTGCATTTGGACTAGACATTTGAAATGCTGTGTTGGACTATGATTATGTTTATAGGAAATGCTATAGTATAAGGAGGATAGCAAAAGTAGAATAATTATTTCTAGCTAGCAGACTAGTCATGCTTTTATTTATAATAGTAAGCGTTATTAGAACGGGGAGTAACCTCTAGTATATAATACGGATCTTAAGCACCTCTTAGAATTTTGCTTACCATTTTTATCACTCAATAACTGACGGTGGTTAATGTGCAATAGAGTCCAGAAGATGCTGTTACATCTTTTCAGATTTTGGGTGGTGAAGCTCAGATAGTTCAGGTACCTTTTAGTATCATTTACAGTGTTGGGAATTTGTTCAAGAAAATTCACCTTTACATTCCTGATTTGTCCTTGCCAGATTATGTTGAAGCCAGAAGACAAGGTCAGTGCAAAACCAGGTAATCGCCATTAAATTTGTATGTTTCACTGCTATCTTTTTATCTCTCACTTCATGAGGGCTGCAGAAGTTGTTTAGTTAGATATTACTTCTAGTTGTAGGTTGTATTACAGACATTATAGAGGTAATGTGCACATAGTAATATTAGATGTGTTTCTTGAATTGGGCTTAACTTACGCTGTGTTTCATACAATGTGAATTATTCACAGGTTGCATGTGCTATATGTCTGGTTCCATTCAAATGGAAAACGTTTACGCCCCAGAAAATGAAGCGGGAATGTGGCAGTGGCTTTTTGGGAAGAATGTGACTAAAACATATTTTCTAAATAGTGGTTCAACTGATGGGTTTGTCGGCATTGCTGCTCCTTCTTTAGGAAGAATTCTACCGGTTCGTTTTCTTGTCAATTTTCGGTTTCTTGTTGCTTGATTCTGATCTAATTTTTATCCTTTAGATTGACTTGGCAAAGTTTGGCGGTGAAATATTATGCCAGGTAAGCACATCTGATTCATTGCTTGTTTGTTTTATCCTGAGAAAATGTTGATCTGAATTTGTTAATAATATTGCTATGTAGCCGGATGCATTTCTTTGCTCCATTGGTGATGTGAAGGTCAGTAACACATTTGATCAGAGGGCACGCAATGTTGTTGCCGGAGTTGAGGTGAGATGTGCATTTTGTTTTTACGTCGTCTTATTTGTGATTCAAGTTAATTCTTTATACTAATCATTGGTATGGTGTTTGTAGGGTTTCTTGAGACAAAAACTATCTGGACAAGGACTGGCATTCGTTGTTGGGGGTGGATCTGGTATGTTAACTTCTTTGCTTCTGTTCTAAGTAACGATTCCTTAACTGACCTACTTGTTTCGTTTACTTGTGGTGTTAGTCGTGCAGAAGAATCTCGAGGTTGGCGAGACGCTTTCAGTGGACATCTCTAGTGTCATCGCTCTCTCATCTACATTGAATGTGCAAATCAAATATAACGGTCCAATGAGAAGGGCGGTCTTTGGGGTACTTGTTTTAGATACTTTATGTCATTGTTAACATATGATCTTTGCCTTTTTTAACTGTTGGCGGTTTACACAGGGCGATAATTTGGTAACCGCGATGGTGACGGGACCGGGAATCGTCTTTATTCAGAGTCTGCCATTCCCTCGTCTTTCTCAACGCATTGCTAGGTAAATAATTCCTCATTTTCATTTTGATTCTTTGTATCCAAAGATGAAGGATGATGGAATATCTAAAACAAGATATTATTTTCTCACCAAAAAGTGCTGATTGATATCTTTTTGTGACTGGTGGTTTGCAGGACGGTTACGTCTCCGAACAATCCAAAGTTGTTAATGCAGATAGTCATCTTTTGCTTTCTCGCTTATTTTGTGCTCGTTTCATCTTTGTTGTTTACCGACGTGTGACGTATGTCTCTTTCGTTTAATGGAAACAAAATACCGCATACCTAAAGACCTACCCATTTTATTGGAATTTCTCGAGGATAGATGAAAAGGCATAATCCTTTTGTGTTGATCAGAATAATAGTTTTGCCATATGAAAGAGTCTCTTTGAATCTAAAAGATTTCTAAATATCAATTCTTTTTGAGATTATGGGGATTAACTTGATCCCCAAGTTTACGTAACCGAGGACTAACTTGATCCCCAAGTTCACGTAACCTATTGAAAAACCATGCTAAGATTCATAAGGGTCCAACCCATTATCCTAATCTTTGTCTATGAGTGTTCGGCTCACTGGTTCAGTGAATAGTATCCATATACAATCAACTTGGTGTTTGTGTGGAAGGACCCCTTCTATACAAACCGTACAAAGCTTTATGGTGATTATGTTTGCTTGTTTTTTGGCATGAAATTTTTTATAATGAAGTTGGCCATTGAGCAAAATCAATGGTTGCAATACTTGGGTTTTTAAAGAGAGGTTAGAAGTGCACACAAATAAAGAAAGAACCCTATGCACAATCTTAAGATAGCCTTTCGAAAGAAAAAAACGTTTGTTGCTTTTCATCTCTCACTAATGTTATGTACAAATGGAACTTAAAAGTctaaaaataagatataaacaCTAAACAAAAAGTATCTATCCAACAAATAAAGCGAAAAAACAAGTGGTTAGTGGCTCACGCCTTCAGATATCACACGAGCGTTACAAATCACACGACAGAAACACAAAACCATAACAGATGCACACACCATCACATTTTCCATCACTCTATGCAGGTTAACATGTTCATAGAATGCCTAATGCTGTCAACGTTGCTGGTTCGCTGTAGTAGATATTGAATTGTATCAACCCATTTCTGTTTATGG encodes:
- the LOC110921982 gene encoding uncharacterized protein LOC110921982; translation: MAAPFFSTPFQPFVYQSPEDAVTSFQILGGEAQIVQIMLKPEDKVSAKPGCMCYMSGSIQMENVYAPENEAGMWQWLFGKNVTKTYFLNSGSTDGFVGIAAPSLGRILPIDLAKFGGEILCQPDAFLCSIGDVKVSNTFDQRARNVVAGVEGFLRQKLSGQGLAFVVGGGSVVQKNLEVGETLSVDISSVIALSSTLNVQIKYNGPMRRAVFGGDNLVTAMVTGPGIVFIQSLPFPRLSQRIARTVTSPNNPKLLMQIVIFCFLAYFVLVSSLLFTDV